A window of Belonocnema kinseyi isolate 2016_QV_RU_SX_M_011 chromosome 10, B_treatae_v1, whole genome shotgun sequence genomic DNA:
AAAGAACATTACATATCATGGATATCTCAACTAAAAACAGTACTGCAACACTGCATGACTGGTTTAGAGAATCTTCGACCAGAAATAGTGTCAGACCACAAGTCTATTCTTCTGCGATTGCATACATTAGTTAGCTTTACATCACCTGGAACATGGGCAATCCAACATCTGAATGGAATGGAAAAGCTCAAAGCTGGCATGAATCAGCTTTGTGCGAATATAATGGGGCATCTAGTCAACAATGGGTTCTACAATATTATGCAGGTTCGATTTAATAACTAATTAGGGTCAAAAAGAAAAATGGGGacggtttaaaaaattggaaattatgttTTAAGCGCAGAAAAAATTGATTCATCCTCTTTTTATTGAATTAAGTTTATTTCCGGGGTGTCTATCTGACgcgaattcgggaattttgttcatttttcattgttcaattttgggatttttaatttgattattgtgaTGATGACCGGGATGATTAGAAAAAgtgttttgatattttattacaCTCTCAGTTTTTTCAATCGCTAAGCGAAcaataaaaaatccttattttcgATATTGTCGAGAATGATAATATATGTGATCAGGGTGTCTACCTTACCTGGAGGACCTGGAATTATTAGGGAATTCTTATATACGTGAAAAAAAGCCTGGATAtgtcagagatttttttttagtcagggaattttttcgcaCGCGTGATTAATGTTTAAGAaaactgcaataaaaaattgagtaaccataattcttcatttgaaaaagtaactttatagttactgtaattaaatatttggttgaaaactattttttctgtttaaaattaaattttttactataaaatttaactatttttgttttgtttaaagattgatcggttttgtttgaaaattcaagtatctcatTGAAgttgcatgtattttgttgaaaatttacaagtttGTTGGCAATATTTTCTCTCTTGTCAGAAAAATCTTtgacagtttaaaatttcaactcatgctggaaatccgtcttttttgattgaattaaactggttttcattaaaaataaaaatctgttttgattaaaatatcagctGCTATATTTTTCgtgcaaaattaatgttttttgattaaaattttatttctaggtCAAAAGTTAAAACCTTGTTCAATACTAATTTTGTTTCCGAAggctcattattttaattgaaagttcatctatttggctgaaaactgagacattttgttaacaattagttCTTTCTTCAGctgaaagttaatgttttttactgagaatttaattattacaatagAAACTTcagcaatttgttgaaaattgttattttttactaaaaatgttattagtcaagttaaatattccatcaatTAAGTTTACAATCCATCTCTTtagtttaagtttgaaaaattattttttttattttaaaaatcgttttttttttttaattaactttctttgttgaaaattcaactttttggttgaaagttcaactattccagttgaaaattaatcattttagttgaaaattcataagtttgtttgaaaacgtagttattaaaaaaattataactattccattttggttgaaaagtgatcttttttaattctaaaaccaacatttttgatgaaaatttgtctttaggtcagaattaaattatttggtggaaaattgatgtacttaatttaaaattaatctctttttttttgaaaattcaagtattccaattaaatgtttataattttatttctagatttatctttttggttgaatatttaattcatccagttaaatattccataatgttagttgaaaattaatctttctggtttaaaagtccACTGTTATTAggtaaagattcattattatagtttaaaattcatcactttaaatcattaaaatcattcaaattaatcttcttgtctgaaaataaatcttttctctttgaaaataaaaatacttgattggaagttaaactattttggtaaatgtgcatcttttttgtttaaaatttatgtgttgaattttaagatttataattttaatcgaaaattcatttttaatgaaaatttattttcatttaactgaaaatttaactattccatttttggtttgaaaactgatcttttttagttccaaaatccaactatttggttaacgaTTTAATTGTTGTGCTTCTAgcattacttaattatttaattaatcgatgatacttatatgtttaaaaatatttggtaatataagTTGTTAACGCTCTCTAAATGAAACATGttaattgaatccttaaaaactaaaaaaaaaacattattcattGTAAATTCGCGAAACTGTTTACATATTCCGAGTtcgttattcaaaaaattcaaaatatttaaatttctccgcattttttaattttcttccaagatTTGTCATGATGATGCTTTGATGATGATATGATAATATAAGTCATGCCgtctgtaattttttgtaaatattttgaaacatttgaagacttgaaatctttaattctttttttttcacttaaacgctttaaattaagaatttaaaaactccaattatgatttttaaaaggaGATTTTGGGAGAGATATATATCATTCATAATTTGAAGAGGGGTTTTTCTAATAGAATTATTATACTTCTGACTTTGGACaggcaatttttggaaaaaatgagaatttttagtGCACCTTAAAGAATACGGAAAAATGCTGGAAATTTGTGAGAAGATTCGGAAAATCcgtaatcataaatttaaatggaaaaattttattttctttataaaattactaATGTCAGTATAAAAGTCAAACTCAGAGAAATGGGTCGCGTTGTTTTCTTCTGCTTTATTTCTGCCATTTTTTCgataagttttttattataaacacgGTATCtggaaaaaagaatttcttttggttccaatggaagaaaaaaataacttgctattttttggtttattctcGGATCACAAAATTTTCTTCACGCTCATTGTtgggttcaaaaaaaattaactcttatatCTGACAATTTTAGTAATCAAATCACAACTGAATTGCAAATAAAAGCACTCAAAATGgcattcttaaaaagttttaaattaaaacaatcttTCATAATAAACATGTATTCACAAGTTTAAGAGCAATAACCAATATTAGCGAAAACAGAAGTAAAAATTTATGATTACAATTGactttttagtataattttttcgatttttatttcgTTCTAAATTCTGGTTTAGAAGTATTGAATTCTCATTTCTGTATGTACATGatgttttgactttttatttcaaggtattttctttgaaatttgtgctaagccaattttgaaaaaacaaattttaattctgagtTAGCacatggaaatataaaaaaaaagtataattaccagaccgggaaataaaaaatttaccggGAGAAAAGCGGGAATTGAAAATCATCCGCCTGGTAGATACTCTAGTTTCTATCTTTTCTATTAGTATGCtatttcagaattattaattaatttaatcatttcaggCTCTTTTAGTGAAAAGTTTAGGCAGAGAAACGATCACATTAGCACCTGTCGAACTATCAGCAGTGATAACATTAACCTTGAGGCCATTGATTTCTTCTCAAATGTCTGATAAATtggtttcattatttttaatatacatcCTTAGTGTACCATCTTTGGTCTATCATCTACACAAAGTTTCTCCAAAGGTAATTGTTTGGAATTTGAAATTAAGCGTCTACAGTTTTATTGCTACTAATTCTATCGTTCACAGTGCATTTCCTTATTCACGACACATAATCTCTTCCTAAGAAGCTTGGATttattaaattctgaacaaaatttgaGGATAGTTTTCAATGCTCTGGAAGGAAGTTATGCACTATGCCTTCTAGCCAATTTAGTCCAATTAGCCACTATTGAAAGagaagaaatattaaaagatGCATATTTCCCATCGTTCACggtgagttttttttattgaaaagcgtaaggggtcatccataaattacttaaaatattttttcaccattttttatcCCTCCCGTTcccgaatttctttaaatatttcaagccgagtattataaaatataatttagttaCTAAATACCCGAAATATCTGAATTAtccttccttttttatataaagatacatatatttaatatccaaaaaattataagaatttccgAGAAAGAAATCAACGCTGTCtgcaaattaagaattttcagttgcaaatatatcaaattgaatcaatttcaattttgaatcttcGAAATGgaatacatttcaattttaaatcttcaaaaatgaactGTATATTCtaaaagaaatgttcaaaattacatgcaagtatcttcataaaataaattttgaaaatttaacaattttcaattctaaattttcgtaattcaagaattttcaactgtaactcttcaaaattgtagaaatttagaagttttgtttttcacaattaaaatttctgtaaatctgaCGATCTACATTAGAAATTGGATCAATTTGGAAGATTGGGAACTCGAAGCTCATCAATTTTCATCTTCAACATAACCCAATTTAAGAATTTCGAATTGTACATCTCTGAAATTGAATAATCTTCCATTGCAAATATtacaaataggaaaattttaaattgcctatcattaaaagtgaaaaaatttcaattgtaaatcttcaaaattgaagaattaaaaaaaaattaattacatacgAGTACCTTTAtaatataaacattgaaaattgcataattttcaattataacttttcaaaatttcacaaccTTGAAATTTAGATCTTGCACGTAAATCTATAGTTAAGAATTAAGCAAGttctatgttttaaaattaaaaattctgtaattctgatgatttacattttttcaatttggaagatttataattgaaaacttttgactattgatcttcaaaatcatccaaatttaagagttttaattttaaaatctttaaaattgaagaatcctTCATTGCAAATCTTAAACATTAAagaatttactacttcaaatCTTCAGAATTAAAGTAAATCAtgaagattgaaatattaaaaaaaaacacctttctAAATCATACACATTAtgaattgaagaatcttcaatcacaaatttccaaataaaataaattagcattttgttaattataaatatataaatatttgttttaaattcaagagacctttttttaaattcaagcatgtattttaatttgataattagtcAATCGGAATAAGAAATATGTTATAAGCGCGTGTAATGCACTATTTTtgctgttgtttttttaattactagtacccattttcaattattgaatttgcTTTACTTtcctgaatttaattttaaagataaaattctgTGCTTGCATGCACAATTTTTTAcgggttatttaaataaataatgatatttactaggataaattaatatttctaacaaCAATTTAGAAgatccaaatttttttctaaaagtttgagaTATTTTTACTTCCTGTTTAATCGACCGTCAGATCGAGAAAAGTATTGGCTAAATCTAAGGGTTTATTTAGTAAATAGTGCAAAGTCCGATaaacttaaaaacttttgaataattttggttgttgtagcaatttcaaaaattgtaaaaggaCTTTGTCTTAATGGACAAAAAAACCGTTACGTAGTTTATGAATGGCCCCTAAGGACATGTCCAATACCAAGAAGGTTCTTATCGATGCATTTTGTAAATAGATTTTTACAAATCTATTCTGGACATTTCTATTGtcttcttttgacattttttaaatgaaataacattGATTATTTATTGCTACTTCTTAGTTCGTGGTGACAAAAATGTTGGAGGCTTGTCAGCAATACGTAGTTGCGAAGCAGAGTCACCTAACAAATTGGCATCCAATTCTCGGATGGTTTGCACAAAAAATCGACCCTTCTCTTCCAGGAGCGATTCCTTTTGTAAAGTTACAATTGTCTGAGCTCTGGACTGGAAGAATCGTAACTCAGTTGATTGGTAACTTTACCTTttcctggaaatttttttcaattatgtttcaagtttatttataaatttgtgaaaatcctAATCTGATTTTCCTAAAAGGTGAACCACTTATGGAACTCGTTGAGAATGAATCGCCCCCACAATTAGAGCAGCAAAGTACCTCAGTCGGTACTAATATTTTTGTTCGAGCTTTTATGGAAGCAAGGACAAACCGAAATAATAGCAATAAAAATTATCGCAAACTGGGAAGCCCGGAAACTACAAGAATAGCTTTAATTTGTTCCCTTTATCAGACAGCTCTTCATACTCTAACAgagataaaatttgatattttgatagGTAAagataaagttatgaatttttatttagtttaggAAACCGATTCTTGCAATTaaggtaaaaaattgttattttgttttCGATAGGATTGTGCAATGATAAACTTTTATACCACATGTGGCTATTTTTGGGAACTCTCGGTCCTCACTGTGGTTTGAAAGCGTTTCTTGATCTATTGGCTGCTAATACGAAATGCACCGCTCCTGAATTCCacatgttaattttattttgcgaTTGTATGACACATTACGTTACGTATGTATTTCTCAGTTTGAAAAAGAGATGTTtctgataaaagaaaaaaaattgataagttacaaattctttttcagaatattGGATGACATGGAAATGTATGAGAAGCAGGAGCCGTTCAAACTCTCGGATTTTATCACGATGTCTTATTTCCTCAATCAGTTTCTGTATAAAgcagttctaaataatttatttggtagGTGTTATTtatatcttttctgaaattttagtttttctgttaatttcttaatttttgcaaaaatttaaatctgtttaaaaattgatttagggATTTTGTTATGAAACGTCCATAATTAAGcaaggatttttttcaattttagcccCCCTTTCCCATTTTGTAAGGATTCATAAGATTTTTATGACCTTCCTCTTTCTTAATtaagattttgtatttttacttaatatataaaaaatatagaaattattttcactgtaaacgagatttcaacagatttcaatgattttttgaaatatttcaaaagaagtcacgagatttcaaaggatttctgaaAGTACCgaaatattttcacgaatttgGATGGATTTCACGAGATTCTAGTGGGATTTCGAAGACtgtttttaactgattttaagagatttaacgaTGTTTCgataatttcacgggatttcagaggattttaagatatttgaaaagattctaaagcTTATCTATGGATTGTAGAGGATTctgtaagatttcaaaagatttaatgggatttcaaagaatctccgaatattaaaaaagactttGAGGCATTTTTATGGcttttaaaagattgtaatatatttcaaaggatttcaaaagatacccaagtattttgaaggatttccgcggatattagtatttttaagatttaaagggatttttataatattgaaaactattttcaaatgttttaaaagactttaagaaaTTGTAACGCATTTTGAGAAATTGAAGAGGGTTTCTACAATTTtgcgggatttcaaaggatttcgtaatatttcgaaagatttaacggaatttgaaataatttctaagtATTATAAAGGTTTTTAGGGCTTTCAATGCATTTTAatggctttaaaattttttatatatttcaaaggatttcaggaGACACCGAAGTATTTTCACGAACTTCGTTTGGATTATAATGGGATTTCGATGATTTTAcgtgattttaatgaatttaaagagatttcaaaacattccaaagtaTATCCATAGCGTTTAGGTAACATTgtaaggttttcaaagatttaacagagTTTCTTAACTTTATAAAGGTGTTTTTTaggcttttcaaaaaattgtaatggcttttaaaagattttaatgtatttcgaaggatttcaaaagaaaccGAAGTATTTTCACCATCTTTGAATGGATTATAatgggatttcgaagatttaaaggtttttttctaagatttcgaaaggtttgcaaagatttaaaataatttcaggttttttaaacgaatttttgagaaacttaacggagtttcaatgattttacaatatctcaaaggatttttagagatttaaaaatattctaaactataTCCATGGACTTAGAGGATTTTGTAAGAGTTCACAAGATTTGACGGATTTACAAAGGATTTCCGAGtgttataaaggattttaagggatttttaagagttatatttcgaaaaatttcacggAACTTTAACGATTTTAAGCAAGTTTACTagtttttgaaggattttaaaattatgttgtaaatttcaagtgatttcaaggttttcaaaagatttttcgaaATCTACAAAAATTGTATGGTATTTGCAGTTTCGAAAGGAGCGATTATATACGATATCCATGGAATTCACATGATTAAAAGGAATATTCACatcatcaaaaaaatttgagggatttacaaaattgtcaaaaaaattaacgGAATAactaagaatttcaagaaatttaaaaacattcgaaAGTATATCCACGGATTCTAGtcgatttcatgagatttcaactaattttaaaggGTACCGAAAGAAATAGTTCacggaattttaaggattttaaccaatttaagagatttaaatggatttttacgtGATTCCGAATATTccaagcgatttcaaaagattgcaaagaatttccagagcgctaaattattttaaagggattttaagagattatataCGATTACCATCGAGCTCgtaggatttcaaggaattttcatataattaaaaaaatgaaagggatttacaacattttcataagaattaacgggatttcaagagataccgaagtattttcacgaattttgaaggaCATGAGGGGAgattttaataggatttcaaagatttaaagggaatttaaagaatattattagatttcaaattacttgaaaacattttaaagtaatttaagggATTTCCATGGAGGTCCATTTTTTTGTAAGAGAGTACAAGCAATTATGTACTATATCCATGCAATCCATAAGAATTCCAGGGATTTCGCGAGATTTCATGAAAGATTTACAAtagatttaaagaatatttaattccTGGAATCTATATTAAAgaatgtaatataaaatataaataaaaacatgcgAATAGATAATAATAGGTTAGAAAGAGGAAAGTTACGTAAGAAATGCTTTAATCTTCTCCCTTCCCCCAACTAAGGATTCGTAAGATCCCCCCCCCCTCAACGCCTTAATTAATGGATGCTCCTTtaggaaattctgaaaataaaaacttttataaatcttttcgcaatattttataattttttgtttttattaatgtatctatttttcataattatgttacttatacaaataaaaatatctacattGCTACTATGTACTAAGGTCTTAGATGTTACAGATGTGAAATCAGTGTCTAATAATCCTCTATTCACATCGCTTCACACATTACTGATGACAATATATCGTCGCGACTGTAGAAGAACTTTTTGTCCAGAGGGTCATTGGCTAGCCAAGTTAAGTAGTTTCTATTCATAAAATGAGGatgattttttccttttttttaatcatatttatttctaaaatccgAACCTGAAGGCTGTCACTGGATCGAGAACCTCGAAAATGATCGTGATTTTCTATATTTTGctagaaaagtatatttttgatcATATTAAatagcaaatttaaatttgaacaaattcgttttaaaatttctgaaaatctttcctattccaatttaaaaatgtacagttttaagCACTttataaaattgtgcaatttagaaagatattaaattgaaaagttaaaaaatgtttctgtttctaatttaaatcattcaaatttaatacattaaatttgtaaaattgacaaatttctGCTAACCTTgaatattgtttcaaattaaacaaattagaagACGTCaacattgaaataattcaagaactaagcaatttgaaaaaaaattccaaaatcagTTAAATAGGTCAAATCTTCGAAGTTGTAAacgtgtgaaaaaaattataatataaaaaaatgacctaaatggctaattttttatttaatcaaaaggcaaattttcttttaaatagttttaatttctagaattctgaatttaaatGTCTCAATTGCAAAGCTtcattttgaatttgtcaaatCTTTATGTCAGAGATTTGTGccctcaataaaaaattattgttcaattctGAGTCctcacatacaatttttttaagagctgaaggtctgaaaataaaatattatttgtttaatataaagtattttctcatttcaaaattgtttagttttgaatcagaaacaattttaaatatcaaattttaaagagcttgaaattaaacttattcaatgTAGACctttcaatttattgtaaaaaatgtttggaatctaTAATGAAACcaagaagaaaattaaagatttttttgcaatCAGTtctgttatttctttttttgttttgtgcaAACAGGAGGTTCGAGTGTCTGGATTTCTGGCTGATCTTGAAAAGGGAAGAAGAGGAGCAGCGCTACTTCTTTCCAAGATGCCTCATGTAATACCCCATTCAGAGAGAATCGTGTTATTTCGAAAGCACATAGCAGATGAAAAAGCAGTGCTGGGTTTGACCGAAAGTGCCTGTAATAGTCCTCCTTCAACTCTGATCTCAGTACATaggtaaattattcaaaaaaaaaataagtccacttaaatctttgattgaagattattGATCTTCAATtcgtataaataattttatctcaaTATAATTAACATTATTGAGGGGTAATCACTGTTAAAATCTGGTATTTAATCTGATTTAAAATgagttcaaatttttcaaatatttaaaatttttgtgaaatctttgaaactttgtCAAATTCTTGAAAGCttcgtaaaatattaaaacatttttttaatctttgacagttttgtgaaatattttgaaatatgttaatTCTTTGTTAtaacatcttcgtaaaatctttggaaattttttgaaaaatgttgaattttttacatttttgtgaaatattttttaatctgaaattgtaaaaattccgaagtatttgaaattttcggaattgtttaatccttgtgaaatcttcataaatcttttgatatttgaagtaaatgaaatcgttgaaatcgttgtgaaatgtttgaaatcttttgaaatcattgaaattttttaatctttgtgaaatctttgtgaaatcttttgaaatcgttaaatacttttaatctgtatggaataatttaaatccttaaagtctttataaaatcttttgaaatatttgaaaacgttGAAAAACCtttggaatttttgttaaatctttttaaaatgttggaatcagtgaaattgttgaaacctattgaaatctttagaaatatttgtaattttgttgaaatcttttaagcctgtgaaattgttgaaatcttttaaatgtttggaatatctaaaatctattaaaaaaaatgtttgttaaatcttcttgaaatctttgtgatttttttcatattttaagatcgttggagtttttttaaatctgagtaataaaatgtttttaaatctggaatttttgaaatctttgaaatctttgcgaaatcttttggaattctttgcttcttttttctcaaatctgTTTGATGAAATCATGGGAATttgtctaaaatcttttgaagtaattgaaatctgtaaatttgttcaaatattttaaattgatgtgacatgttttgaaatatttgtaaaatattctgacatcttcgaaatttttcgaaatttgtttaaagctttggattttttttaagctgtgtacaattttctgaaatatttgtcaaatatttttaaatctttagaaatcttttcaatatttgcGACATTTTTTGGAACcctttttttcttcttcctaaaatcagtgttatacattttttgcatttttgtgaattctttttgaagtaattgaattctttaaaaacaaaatgaattctttggcaaTTTTGTTAATCTGTGcgaaaaattgtgaaatctttgaaatctgtaaaatct
This region includes:
- the LOC117181656 gene encoding ubiquitin-protein ligase E3B isoform X1: MFKAEESSKGSFLQHTKAAREERANEKIRREAATFIQAHVRGWLARVKFANRIRAQFDNAFPDEKASDNETSKALELKPALQVYKVISRFLIVYKSDKDQGRVEKLCRYLVQSILSESPALSYVGVALSKEHYISWISQLKTVLQHCMTGLENLRPEIVSDHKSILLRLHTLVSFTSPGTWAIQHLNGMEKLKAGMNQLCANIMGHLVNNGFYNIMQALLVKSLGRETITLAPVELSAVITLTLRPLISSQMSDKLVSLFLIYILSVPSLVYHLHKVSPKCISLFTTHNLFLRSLDLLNSEQNLRIVFNALEGSYALCLLANLVQLATIEREEILKDAYFPSFTFVVTKMLEACQQYVVAKQSHLTNWHPILGWFAQKIDPSLPGAIPFVKLQLSELWTGRIVTQLIGEPLMELVENESPPQLEQQSTSVGTNIFVRAFMEARTNRNNSNKNYRKLGSPETTRIALICSLYQTALHTLTEIKFDILIGLCNDKLLYHMWLFLGTLGPHCGLKAFLDLLAANTKCTAPEFHMLILFCDCMTHYVTILDDMEMYEKQEPFKLSDFITMSYFLNQFLYKAVLNNLFDVTDVKSVSNNPLFTSLHTLLMTIYRRDCRRTFCPEGHWLAKEVRVSGFLADLEKGRRGAALLLSKMPHVIPHSERIVLFRKHIADEKAVLGLTESACNSPPSTLISVHRSRIVEDGYRQLAMLPSQALKGVIRVRFVNEQGLDEAGIDQDGVFKEFLEETIKRVFDPSLNLFKATSENRLYPSPTSSIQENHLLLFEFVGRMLGKAVYEGIVVDVPFASFFVSQFSGQTGGALYSSLDELASLDRDLYRSLTLVKHYKGDVQQLELTFSLDEDVMGKLVTHELVPGGRAEPVTNLNKINYIHMMARFRMVTQIRDQTAAFIKGFRSIINPEWLSLFSTPELQRLISGDNVPIDLRDLRRHTQYYGGFHDSHRVVCWLWDILEKDFSEQERGLFLKFVTSCSKSPLLGFAHLEPPFSIRCVEVGADEDTGDTIGSIIRAFFTIRKKDPQNRLPTSSTCFNLLKLPNYQKKSTLREKLRYAVTSNTGFELS
- the LOC117181656 gene encoding ubiquitin-protein ligase E3B isoform X2 produces the protein MFKAEESSKGSFLQHTKAAREERANEKIRREAATFIQAHVRGWLARVKFANRIRAQFDNAFPDEKASDNETSKALELKPALQVYKVISRFLIVYKSDKDQGRVEKLCRYLVQSILSESPALSYVGVALSKEHYISWISQLKTVLQHCMTGLENLRPEIVSDHKSILLRLHTLVSFTSPGTWAIQHLNGMEKLKAGMNQLCANIMGHLVNNGFYNIMQALLVKSLGRETITLAPVELSAVITLTLRPLISSQMSDKLVSLFLIYILSVPSLVYHLHKVSPKCISLFTTHNLFLRSLDLLNSEQNLRIVFNALEGSYALCLLANLVQLATIEREEILKDAYFPSFTFVVTKMLEACQQYVVAKQSHLTNWHPILGWFAQKIDPSLPGAIPFVKLQLSELWTGRIVTQLIGEPLMELVENESPPQLEQQSTSVGTNIFVRAFMEARTNRNNSNKNYRKLGSPETTRIALICSLYQTALHTLTEIKFDILIGLCNDKLLYHMWLFLGTLGPHCGLKAFLDLLAANTKCTAPEFHMLILFCDCMTHYVTILDDMEMYEKQEPFKLSDFITMSYFLNQFLYKAVLNNLFDVKSVSNNPLFTSLHTLLMTIYRRDCRRTFCPEGHWLAKEVRVSGFLADLEKGRRGAALLLSKMPHVIPHSERIVLFRKHIADEKAVLGLTESACNSPPSTLISVHRSRIVEDGYRQLAMLPSQALKGVIRVRFVNEQGLDEAGIDQDGVFKEFLEETIKRVFDPSLNLFKATSENRLYPSPTSSIQENHLLLFEFVGRMLGKAVYEGIVVDVPFASFFVSQFSGQTGGALYSSLDELASLDRDLYRSLTLVKHYKGDVQQLELTFSLDEDVMGKLVTHELVPGGRAEPVTNLNKINYIHMMARFRMVTQIRDQTAAFIKGFRSIINPEWLSLFSTPELQRLISGDNVPIDLRDLRRHTQYYGGFHDSHRVVCWLWDILEKDFSEQERGLFLKFVTSCSKSPLLGFAHLEPPFSIRCVEVGADEDTGDTIGSIIRAFFTIRKKDPQNRLPTSSTCFNLLKLPNYQKKSTLREKLRYAVTSNTGFELS